The following coding sequences are from one Bos taurus isolate L1 Dominette 01449 registration number 42190680 breed Hereford chromosome 26, ARS-UCD2.0, whole genome shotgun sequence window:
- the C26H10orf120 gene encoding uncharacterized protein C10orf120 homolog (The RefSeq protein has 1 substitution compared to this genomic sequence) yields MIREWENGCPKIGKQRARDSRAQERMTTEGKLNKNGIPARVFNISDSFLNKESLSSQGDVCPASPLGIWTKFYKSDPRIALGKYSPLEKEILRLGGVHTVAARRFLTYKQEEERKMLKELQTLSADYKRVVDCRRQHTSPCATCGSLGKMWTAKVIVSPEEFRMPRRERLNVSKHIERMQLARALRSKQLLPYIERFRGSSLLPSGGLGPMARARAGEGQDDGNTDDGNDVHQKGRGEVESKTSKRQEIKMNVIFKSEEPQKCITSHPNDLKPFFPAKKAERSITGLTNRSLLHVSEFPGDLMLMNQDFLSRGIYPSYASQATRLEEENAWKEYMCKVAPHHY; encoded by the exons ATGATCAGAGAATGGGAGAATGGCTGTCCGAAGATTGGAAAACAGAGGGCTAGAGATTCAAGGGCCCAAGAGAGGATGACTACAGAGGGGAAGTTAAATAAGAATGGAATACCGGCGCGCGTTTTCAATATAAGCGATTCCTTCCTGAATAAAGAGTCCCTGTCCTCCCAAGGGGATGTATGCCCTGCTTCACCGCTggg GATATGGACCAAGTTCTACAAGTCAGACCCACGCATCGCCCTCGGGAAATACTCCCCCTTGGAGAAAGAGATCCTA CGTCTAGGTGGCGTTCACACCGTCGCAGCCCGGAGGTTTCTGACTTACAAGCAAGAGGAAGAACGGAAAATGCTCAAGGAACTACAGACGCTGTCTGCAGACTACAAGCGGGTGGTGGACTGTAGAAGGCAACACACCCCTCCTTGTGCCACCTGTGGGTCCCTGGGGAAAATGTGGACGGCCAAGGTGATCGTGTCCCCGGAGGAGTTCAGGATGCCCCGGCGGGAGAGGCTGAACGTCAGCAAGCACATAGAGCGTATGCAGCTGGCGAGAGCCCTGCGGAGCAAGCAGCTGCTACCCTACATCGAAAGGTTTAGGGGCTCATCGCTTCTGCCTTCAGGGGGCCTGGGCCCCATGGCAAGGGCCAGGGCTGGGGAAGGCCAGGATGACGGCAACACCGACGATGGCAACGATGTGCATCAAAAGGGGAGAGGCGAGGTGGAGAGCAAAACCTCCAAAAGACAGGAAATTAAAATGAACGTCATTTTCAAGTCAGAAGAACCCCAAAAATGCATAACGTCCCATCCAAACGATCTAAAACCATTCTTCCCTGCAAAGAAAGCAGAAAGGTCCATCACTGGCTTAACAAACAGAAGTCTTTTGCACGTGTCAGAATTTCCTGGCGACCTCATGCTAATGAATCAGGATTTTCTGTCTCGGGGGATCTACCCCAGCTACGCATCACAGGCCACCCGTCTGGAAGAAGAGAATGCCTGGAAAGAGTACATGTGCAAAGTTGCTCCCCATCATTATTAA